A single window of Hymenobacter sp. APR13 DNA harbors:
- a CDS encoding IS3 family transposase, producing MSTYRYIAQCQVRVPVRQLCRVLHIAPSAYYAWHRQQGQPVPEPAWQVAVRQAFVRHSQRYGTRRLRAEVQAEGHGVGRWRIRRVLKAHGLRAQQPRSFVPRTTDSDPAVRAAPNRLLGQPAPTAPNRVWVGDITYLPRQGGGWLYLAIWLDRCSRKIVGWDVRDTMPEDLVSEALRRALVVRRPAAGLVVHSDQGSQYTATRFKALVAQHGALQSMSRRGNCYDNAHAESFWSRFKAELLDGGSFPGLAEAKLEISHHIAYYNAERRHSALGYHSPNHFETQLQTTSQLCSA from the coding sequence GTGAGTACGTACCGATACATCGCCCAGTGCCAGGTGCGGGTGCCCGTACGCCAGCTCTGCCGCGTGTTGCACATCGCGCCCAGCGCATACTACGCCTGGCACCGGCAGCAGGGCCAACCTGTACCCGAGCCGGCCTGGCAAGTAGCCGTACGCCAAGCATTTGTACGCCACAGCCAGCGCTACGGTACGCGCCGGCTGCGGGCCGAGGTGCAGGCCGAAGGCCATGGCGTGGGCCGTTGGCGCATTCGGCGCGTGCTCAAAGCGCACGGCTTGCGCGCCCAGCAGCCCCGCTCGTTCGTGCCCCGCACCACCGATTCCGACCCGGCCGTGCGCGCCGCCCCCAACCGCTTACTCGGCCAACCGGCCCCCACCGCCCCGAACCGGGTCTGGGTGGGCGACATCACGTACTTGCCCCGCCAGGGCGGCGGCTGGCTGTACTTAGCCATCTGGCTCGACCGCTGCTCGCGCAAAATCGTGGGCTGGGACGTGCGCGATACCATGCCCGAGGACTTGGTCAGCGAGGCCTTGCGCCGGGCCCTGGTCGTGCGCCGGCCCGCGGCTGGACTGGTCGTGCACTCCGACCAGGGCAGCCAGTACACGGCTACCCGCTTCAAAGCCCTGGTCGCCCAACACGGCGCACTGCAAAGCATGAGCCGGCGCGGCAACTGCTACGACAACGCCCACGCCGAATCGTTTTGGAGCCGCTTCAAGGCTGAACTGCTCGACGGCGGCAGCTTCCCCGGCCTGGCCGAAGCCAAGCTCGAAATCAGCCACCATATTGCCTATTACAACGCCGAACGCCGACATTCTGCTCTCGGCTATCACTCGCCCAACCACTTCGAAACCCAACTTCAAACAACGTCCCAATTGTGTTCGGCTTAG
- a CDS encoding transposase gives MAAKTSGSSPDKRRKYDEAFKVEALRLASESRSTQAAARELGISPKLLYRWQQAQVVAEVGSVEVARDPEVRALRAANKRLAQELDILKKALVIFGQPTP, from the coding sequence ATGGCAGCAAAAACCAGCGGGTCGTCGCCCGACAAACGGCGTAAATACGACGAGGCGTTCAAGGTCGAGGCCCTGCGCTTGGCGTCCGAGAGCCGCAGTACGCAAGCCGCAGCCCGCGAGTTGGGCATCAGCCCCAAGCTGCTCTACCGCTGGCAGCAGGCCCAAGTGGTGGCCGAGGTCGGCAGCGTCGAAGTGGCCCGTGACCCGGAGGTGCGTGCTCTGCGCGCCGCCAACAAGCGGCTGGCGCAGGAGCTGGATATTTTAAAAAAAGCCTTGGTCATCTTCGGCCAGCCGACCCCGTGA
- a CDS encoding T9SS type A sorting domain-containing protein translates to MFGLARPPQVVTVEFSVINSTRYATLTLVDALGQAVRSQSTQFLTTTDIKAEMSLAGLAPGFYWLRIQAGDKQVNRALIVE, encoded by the coding sequence GTGTTCGGCTTAGCTAGACCACCTCAAGTCGTTACGGTAGAATTTTCTGTGATCAACAGTACTCGATATGCTACTCTCACACTTGTAGATGCGTTGGGTCAGGCAGTACGCAGTCAGTCAACACAATTCCTTACCACCACTGATATCAAAGCCGAAATGTCTCTTGCTGGTCTCGCGCCTGGCTTTTACTGGCTGCGAATACAAGCTGGTGATAAACAGGTGAATCGCGCCTTGATTGTAGAGTGA
- the pafA gene encoding alkaline phosphatase PafA: protein MLARPKLVVGIVVDQMRYDYLYRYWSKYGSGGFRRLLGEGFSYENTHYNYVPTYTGPGHASIYTGTTPSFHGIVGNNWFERETGRGTYVTEDKTVQPVGGTAAAGQQSPRHMLTSTITDELRLATNFQSKVIGVCIKDRGSILPAGHAANGAYWYDGANGAFITSTFYQNTLPEWVTKFNAENRAAQYLDKPWETLLPIGQYTESSPDNVAWEATFKGEASPVFPHNLPQLSGALPAPVQGALKAEGEKTAPARNLDLIRSTPFGNSLTLDFALEAVRAEQLGQRGQTDFLALSFSSTDYVGHQFGVNAIETEDTYLRLDQDLARLLDYLDRTVGKGQALVFLTADHAAAHSPGFLADHHLPGGSVGPRLMQDSIQQQLVRRHGPGQWVLSYENQQVYLNRPLIAGKKLNLRVVQDEVVDIASQLAGVNRAITADDLQKSHWESGMLMYLENGFYPKRSGDVMVVLQPGWLESYNYPVSKGTTHGSLNNYDTHVPLLFWGWRVKHGESSHPAKITDIASTLASWLHIQEPNGNTGTPLQAVLGR, encoded by the coding sequence ATGCTGGCCCGCCCCAAGCTGGTTGTGGGCATTGTGGTGGACCAGATGCGCTACGACTACCTCTACCGCTACTGGAGCAAGTACGGCAGCGGCGGCTTCCGGCGGCTGCTGGGCGAGGGATTCAGCTATGAAAACACCCACTACAACTACGTGCCCACCTACACCGGCCCAGGCCACGCCAGCATCTACACCGGCACCACGCCTTCGTTCCACGGCATCGTGGGCAACAACTGGTTTGAGCGCGAAACCGGCCGTGGCACCTACGTCACCGAAGACAAAACCGTGCAGCCGGTAGGCGGCACGGCCGCCGCCGGGCAGCAGAGCCCGCGCCACATGCTCACGAGCACCATCACTGACGAGCTGCGGCTGGCCACCAACTTCCAGAGCAAGGTAATCGGAGTCTGCATCAAAGACCGGGGCTCGATTCTGCCGGCCGGCCACGCCGCCAACGGCGCCTACTGGTACGACGGCGCCAACGGCGCCTTCATCACCAGCACCTTCTACCAGAACACCCTACCCGAGTGGGTAACGAAGTTCAACGCCGAAAACCGCGCCGCCCAGTACCTGGATAAGCCTTGGGAAACGCTGCTGCCCATCGGGCAGTACACCGAAAGCTCGCCCGATAATGTGGCCTGGGAGGCTACGTTTAAGGGCGAAGCCAGCCCGGTGTTTCCGCACAACCTGCCGCAGCTGAGCGGCGCGCTGCCCGCGCCGGTGCAGGGTGCCTTGAAGGCCGAAGGCGAAAAAACGGCTCCGGCCCGCAACCTCGACCTGATCCGGAGCACGCCGTTCGGCAACTCGCTCACCCTGGACTTTGCCCTGGAAGCCGTGCGCGCCGAGCAGCTGGGCCAGCGCGGCCAGACCGATTTCCTGGCCCTGAGCTTCAGCAGCACCGACTACGTGGGGCACCAGTTTGGGGTGAATGCCATTGAAACCGAAGACACCTACCTGCGTCTCGACCAGGATCTGGCCCGCCTGCTCGACTACCTCGACCGGACCGTGGGCAAGGGCCAGGCACTGGTGTTCCTGACGGCCGACCACGCCGCCGCCCATTCGCCCGGCTTCCTCGCCGACCACCACCTGCCCGGCGGCTCGGTGGGCCCGCGCCTGATGCAGGACTCCATCCAGCAGCAGCTGGTGCGCCGGCACGGCCCCGGCCAGTGGGTGCTCAGCTACGAAAACCAGCAGGTGTACCTCAACCGCCCGCTCATCGCCGGGAAGAAGCTGAACCTGCGTGTAGTGCAGGACGAAGTGGTGGACATTGCCAGCCAGCTGGCTGGCGTCAACCGCGCCATTACGGCCGACGACCTGCAGAAGTCGCACTGGGAAAGCGGCATGCTGATGTACCTGGAAAACGGCTTCTACCCCAAGCGCAGCGGCGACGTAATGGTAGTGCTGCAGCCAGGCTGGCTGGAGTCGTACAACTACCCCGTGAGCAAGGGCACCACCCACGGCTCGCTCAACAACTACGACACGCACGTGCCGCTGCTGTTCTGGGGCTGGCGCGTGAAACACGGCG
- the atpG gene encoding ATP synthase F1 subunit gamma: MASLKEVRNRIVSVQSTQQITKAMKMVAAAKLRRAQDNILRMRPYAQRLNSILTNLTAQVGDDVVSEYAEQREVSRVLVIAITSDRGLAGAFNSNVFKGVNALVQERYATQAAAGNVAYMAIGKKSHDYFSRRGAVVGNYTHVFGKLSFDTVREAAEQAMDGFRAGQYDEVVMVYNEFRNVATQIIRTEQLLPLVPAEPNPAAVQTSNVDYIFEPSKEEIVQTLIPQSLKVQLYKAVLESNASEHGARMTAMEKATENAGELLKSLKLTYNRTRQAAITTEILEIVGGAEALAASR, translated from the coding sequence ATGGCTAGCTTAAAAGAAGTCCGTAACCGCATCGTATCGGTGCAAAGCACGCAGCAGATCACCAAAGCCATGAAGATGGTGGCGGCGGCCAAGCTGCGGCGGGCGCAGGACAACATCCTGCGTATGCGCCCCTACGCGCAGCGGCTCAACAGCATCCTGACGAATCTGACGGCCCAGGTCGGCGACGACGTGGTGAGCGAATACGCCGAGCAGCGCGAGGTGAGCCGGGTACTGGTGATTGCCATTACCTCGGACCGCGGCCTGGCCGGTGCGTTCAACAGCAACGTGTTCAAGGGCGTGAATGCCCTGGTGCAGGAGCGCTACGCCACGCAGGCCGCTGCCGGCAACGTCGCCTACATGGCTATCGGCAAGAAGTCGCACGACTACTTCAGCCGCCGTGGGGCAGTGGTAGGCAACTACACGCACGTGTTCGGCAAGCTGTCGTTTGACACGGTGCGCGAAGCGGCCGAGCAGGCCATGGACGGCTTCCGGGCCGGCCAGTACGACGAGGTGGTGATGGTCTACAACGAGTTCCGCAACGTGGCCACGCAGATCATCCGGACGGAGCAGCTGCTGCCGCTGGTGCCTGCCGAGCCCAACCCGGCCGCCGTGCAGACCTCGAACGTGGACTACATCTTCGAGCCCTCGAAAGAGGAAATCGTGCAGACCCTGATTCCCCAGTCGCTGAAGGTGCAGCTGTATAAGGCTGTACTGGAAAGCAACGCTTCGGAGCACGGCGCCCGCATGACGGCGATGGAGAAAGCCACCGAAAACGCCGGTGAGCTGCTCAAGTCGCTGAAGCTGACCTACAACCGTACGCGTCAGGCCGCCATTACCACCGAGATTCTTGAAATCGTGGGTGGTGCTGAGGCCCTGGCTGCCAGCCGGTAA
- a CDS encoding HAD family hydrolase, with the protein MPTPALPYALLFDMDGVLIDNTPEQARAFQLLFRDLGLTTNARRLLRHLNGMPASEILATVFTNPVPKKQLEEYAAQRELLYRVLYWNKRREVAGLTAFLQAARAAGCRIGLGTGSGEDTIGYILDHLGLRRYFDVVVGKDDVQHGKPHPDTYLTTARKLGIPPARCVVLEDAVLGEQAAYRAGMRCVAVGTSLKAADFQAPLAYIKDFTGFTPDNLLKLLEQHPTVPKPCKKRTKRAYMKL; encoded by the coding sequence ATGCCCACACCTGCCCTACCCTACGCCCTGCTCTTCGACATGGACGGCGTGCTCATTGACAACACGCCCGAGCAGGCCCGCGCCTTCCAGCTGCTGTTCCGCGACCTGGGCCTGACCACCAACGCCCGCCGCCTGCTGCGCCACCTCAACGGCATGCCGGCCTCTGAGATATTGGCCACGGTCTTCACCAACCCCGTCCCGAAGAAGCAGCTCGAAGAATACGCCGCTCAGCGCGAGCTGCTCTATCGGGTGCTCTACTGGAACAAGCGCCGCGAGGTGGCCGGCCTCACGGCGTTTCTGCAGGCCGCCCGCGCCGCCGGCTGCCGCATCGGCCTCGGCACCGGCTCCGGCGAGGACACCATCGGCTACATCCTCGACCACCTGGGCCTACGCCGCTACTTCGATGTGGTAGTAGGCAAAGACGACGTGCAGCACGGCAAGCCCCACCCCGACACCTACCTTACCACGGCCCGCAAGCTCGGCATCCCGCCCGCGCGGTGCGTGGTGCTGGAAGATGCCGTGCTGGGCGAGCAAGCCGCCTACCGGGCCGGCATGCGCTGCGTGGCCGTCGGCACCTCCCTCAAAGCCGCCGACTTTCAGGCGCCATTAGCCTACATCAAAGACTTCACTGGCTTCACGCCCGACAACCTGCTGAAGCTGCTGGAGCAGCACCCTACTGTGCCAAAGCCCTGCAAGAAGCGGACGAAGCGGGCGTATATGAAGCTGTAG
- a CDS encoding two-component regulator propeller domain-containing protein produces MKTQLLNSIIHRQRLLFSIRFLISISMAIVMLVVQPVRADSNAKVALSTILNSDGTIRVGACGSFDTYGYTLVNTSNGQPAFQPTLNTQQVLGAQGSGDEHWSGPSGMTGTNGNVFALALDSNGNLYIGGSFTMAGSILANNIAKWDGINWTALGVGIRGKVVALSVSSNGTVYAGGYFTTAGGVVANNVAKWDGTSWTGLGSGINGNPILNRCIKSLALDGNDNLYAGGDFTTAGGISANNIAKWNGTTWTALGAGLTGTSIACVDAVAIDNNGILYAGGGFYLTGGTSVNSIAKWEGTAWTSLGTGISGNVYALATDGSGNVYVGGSFDIAGGIPAKNIAKWNGTTWTALGTGINGTSPFNKSVWALTVDVNNNVYAGGGFNTAGGIAVNNIAKWNGTSWAALGTGVNDSPNTVNSTISALIAGTALYAGGSFGTAGGAVVNAVARWEPNASRWSRLGPEGQSVNGDIYTMAVDNSGNLYVGGNFTTAGNIVANNIAKWNGTSWTALGSGILEVV; encoded by the coding sequence ATGAAAACCCAGCTTCTCAATTCCATTATCCATCGACAACGGTTATTATTTAGCATCCGTTTTCTGATTAGCATATCAATGGCCATCGTTATGCTAGTGGTACAACCAGTGAGAGCTGATAGCAATGCGAAGGTTGCTTTAAGCACTATTCTCAATTCCGACGGTACAATACGTGTTGGTGCCTGCGGATCATTCGACACTTACGGTTACACTCTTGTAAATACATCTAATGGTCAGCCTGCTTTCCAGCCTACCCTGAACACCCAACAAGTGCTGGGTGCTCAGGGTAGTGGTGATGAACATTGGTCTGGTCCTTCTGGGATGACTGGCACCAACGGCAATGTATTCGCACTAGCGCTAGATAGTAACGGTAACCTCTACATAGGAGGTAGTTTCACTATGGCTGGGAGCATCTTAGCTAATAATATTGCTAAGTGGGATGGTATAAATTGGACGGCACTAGGCGTTGGTATCAGAGGCAAAGTAGTGGCTTTGAGCGTAAGCAGCAACGGTACTGTATACGCAGGTGGCTACTTTACCACTGCTGGTGGAGTAGTAGCGAATAACGTGGCTAAGTGGGATGGCACCTCGTGGACGGGATTAGGAAGTGGCATTAACGGGAATCCTATTCTTAATAGATGTATCAAATCCTTGGCATTGGATGGAAACGATAACTTATACGCAGGAGGTGACTTTACTACAGCCGGAGGGATATCGGCTAATAACATCGCCAAATGGAATGGCACTACTTGGACGGCTTTAGGCGCAGGACTCACTGGCACATCTATAGCGTGCGTGGATGCGGTAGCAATAGACAACAACGGTATCTTGTACGCAGGAGGGGGCTTCTACTTAACAGGAGGCACATCGGTTAATAGCATTGCCAAGTGGGAAGGAACTGCTTGGACATCTCTAGGCACTGGTATTTCTGGTAACGTGTATGCATTGGCCACAGATGGGAGCGGCAATGTATATGTAGGTGGTAGCTTTGACATAGCCGGAGGGATACCGGCTAAGAACATCGCCAAATGGAACGGCACTACTTGGACGGCCTTGGGAACGGGTATTAATGGCACTTCCCCCTTTAACAAAAGTGTATGGGCATTGACTGTAGATGTGAATAACAACGTGTATGCCGGTGGAGGTTTTAATACAGCTGGAGGAATAGCCGTCAATAATATTGCTAAGTGGAACGGAACAAGTTGGGCGGCCTTAGGCACTGGTGTCAATGACAGTCCTAACACCGTTAACAGCACCATATCCGCGCTAATAGCAGGGACTGCCCTGTACGCAGGTGGTAGCTTTGGAACGGCTGGTGGTGCTGTAGTTAATGCAGTAGCTCGGTGGGAACCCAATGCATCCAGGTGGTCACGATTAGGTCCCGAAGGGCAAAGTGTTAATGGTGATATATATACAATGGCTGTGGATAATAGCGGGAACTTATACGTGGGAGGTAACTTTACGACTGCTGGTAATATAGTCGCAAATAATATTGCCAAATGGAATGGTACCAGTTGGACGGCCTTAGGGTCAGGCATACTTGAGGTGGTCTAG